Genomic segment of Schistocerca nitens isolate TAMUIC-IGC-003100 chromosome 9, iqSchNite1.1, whole genome shotgun sequence:
GTGCTTCAATTGCCAAATAATTGGGCATGTCAATTACCACTGCGAAATGCCACCACGCTGCGTGCGGTGCGCAGGCAACCACGCGTCCAGGGAGTGCCGAATGACGCCCCAAGACAAGCCAAAATGCGCAAACTGCAGCGGCGCCCACACAGCCAGTTACCAAGGCTGTCCAGCACACAAGAGGGCCAAGGCCCGACAAACAGGGCAGATCACAAACAACAAAAACACCTACCAAGCACCAACACGAAACAACACTAACAAAACAACCAGCACCACACAAAAAACGCAAACagaagagacaaaaacaaaaccacgaaacaaagaaaaagaagacaacacaaacacgcaaacTTCCAACCCAAGTACATGGTCACAGGACGACACACGCACCTACGCAAGGGCAGTATCACCCGCACAGACCCCCACAACAGAAAACACAAacccagcagcaacaacaacacaaacaagcaacacacccATACACCACTTCTCCCAAGCCCTGACAGAAGTCATCAAGCTCATGGACAAGCTGATGCACACCATGACAAGGAAATTTGACCAGCTCTCCGCCGACATCTCATCGGCAGTTAGGACCTCGCAGACCACTGCGACAACCAGTGATACACCACCGCAACATGGCTAGGCCAGCAATTCAGGGTTTTAAACTATGCACGTTTAACGCCATGAGCCTCTTCCCCCAGGGTCTAGAGTTTAGACAATTCCTGGCGGAAGAAGAAATAGACATATGCATGGTGCAGGAGACCAACCTGAAACCGGGAATCAGAGTTTCTGCACCAAACTACCTCTGCTACAGACGAGACCGACCAACTGCAGGGGGCGGGGTAGCAATCTATATAAGAAGGGGGATTCCGCACCACCAGATTCACACACCAGAAATGACGCAGTTGGAAACAATAGCACTAGAGGTACAGACATCCACAGGACCGGTAACTGTGGTGTCAGCATATCGACAACCCAAAAACCACAGGTTAGTTGAAGACGATATCGTCAAATTAGGACAAATTGGAGGCAAGCTGATACTTGGAGGAGACCTTAACTCCAAGCACTCCGACTGGAACTCCAGGAGGACGAACCAAGCCGGCCGACAATTGAAAAGCATCGCGCGCATCCACCACATGCACGTGTGGGCCCCTGAGGAGCCCACACACTTTCCCAGAAACGGAAACAACCCGGATGTAATCGACGTAGCAATCACTAAAGGTCTCCCAGGATTTGTGACGGCGCATTCACTGAATAGAATGTCGTCAGATCACAATCCTGTCACATTCGAGATTGACATGGGCGGTTGGCTACCGCACAACCAGCGCTCAATCTCGTACAAACGCATCGACTGGGAAAGATTCAAAACACAAGTTATGGAAGAACTTACTAACATCCCGCTCCCgacagaggatacagaacaaacgcTGAGCACTTTCACTGACACGGTCCTGCAAGCAGCACAGGGCGCAACACCTGAACTACCTCCGGCCCCTCCCCAAACACAGCGACTGCCACCCCAGCTGCTTGCCCAGATTAGGCACAAAAACAGGACCGCGAAGGAATGGAAACTTACGCGAAATCCGGACACCAGGAAGATGCTCAATAGGCTACAGAGAGAACTTAAGGTAGCGCTcactgagcacagaaaccagcaatggtcaaACCGCCTTACAGCTCTCAAAGTGCAGGATAACAGCCTCTGGCAAGCCACCAAGCAGTTCACTAAAAGACGCGCAAGaatgccgcctctgcacggcgagaGAGGACTAGTGTTCAGCGCCCAAGATAAAGCCAACGCACTCGCCGACGTCTTCGAGAAACAGTTCACACCAGCAGAGGCGCAGGATCACGAACACGAAAGAATGGTCCGCAGACAACTAACCGCATTTCTGGCAGCGGATGACGACGTCGATGAAGATCCACTTGCCTTCTCCACGGAGGAGGTAGCGAAAGCCATCAAATCGCTGCCCAACAAGAAAGCCCCAGGTCACGATCTCCTCACCAATGAACTGCTTAAGCACCTGCCCCAGCTAGCGATAGAAAAATTGACAGAAACGTTTAACGAAAtcacgcgatcacaaaaattccctaaacagtggaaacacgcggaagtggtcgcgatcgcTAAGCCTGGAAAAGATCCCATCTTTCCCCAGCACCATCGCCCCATAAGCCTACTCCCAACACTGAGTAAGCTGTACGAGCGCCTCTTCCTAGTGCACATAGACAGGCACATAAGGAGAGAGAACATGCTCCCCAACTTCCAGTTCGGATTTCGCAACCAACACTCAGCACCCCAACAACTCATGCGAGTGGTCGAAGCCGCAACAGAAGCCTTTAACCGGAAAGGCTTCTGTGgactagtgctactagacgtagccaaggccttcgacagtgtgtggcacactggactactgtacaaattgtacacgTTAGGATTCCCTGGACATGTCGTTAAGCTCCTGAAGAGCTACCTAGCCAACCGCACATTTTGCGTCAAAGTGGACACTGCGAGGTCCACAAAACGCACCATCAAAgctggagtaccacagggctcggtgttAGGCCCAatactgtacaacctgtacacgGCCGACACACCGTCTGCCCCACAGACCCAGACAGCCCAATACGCCGATGATACGGCATTCTTCGCCGTTAGTACAAACAGGAGGATAGTGACGACAAGACTCCAAAACCTACTACACCAGACGGAAGCCTGGGCCAGGAAATGGCGAATCACAATAAATGGGGAGAAGACCCAAGCGATAATGCTCACCAAAAGGAGAGGCAAACGCAACCCTGCCCATCGCGCACGACAAAACAGACAACTACGACTACACAGACGCGACATCCCATGGAGGGCCACGGCCAAATACCTGGGTGTCACCCTTGACAAAAGACTGACATGGCGCGCACATATCGACGACATCAGAAGGAAGGCCAGCGCCAGACTCAACGCCATTTACCCCCTTCTAAACACCGAAAGCAGCTTGGCGGCAACTACAGGAGTGAGGCTGTactgtacgcttgtccgccctatcattGAATATGCCTGCCCAGTCTGGGGCTACGCAGCCAAAACTCACCTGCAAAGGCTGCAGCGGGTCCAAAATCGAGCACTCAGACGGGCAATTCACGTCAGGACACGCTTCCCCACTGCCGACACCCACGAGGCAACGGAAGTAAAGATGTTGAAAGATAGGTTCAGAGAACTCGCGGTAGCATTCTACCAAAACGCGAGCCACTCTGAAAACCAACTGATAAACAACATAGGGAATTACAACACCGACAACCTAAAATACAGGAGGCCAAAatgcatcctaaattaataaaaaagattaCCATAAACAAAAAACAGCGGTTCACAAAAATCAGCATATAAAGCAAGGGTAAAACAAACAGTTAGGTGcattcacatgcaaaatttaaCATACAAACTTGGAGGAAATGTCAAAGGACAAAGAACCTCCACCACAAGACTACTCAACGTCCGAGTACGTCAAATATGCAACACGACGGAGTCCCGCCGCCccacacacagggagagagagcGCTGCGCTTGCTGCTGTACTTTCGAGTTCGCTGCTGTCGCTGCCTTCACTGCTGGAACAAAGGAAAGGTGAAAATGCCCTACACGAAAGTGTAGCGCGCACCATCTCCTACCTTTGATCAcaaaaaaagcaaattacaaattgTCGTGTTTTTAAACCGTTAGGcgagatgttttggaaagccaaaaCGTAGGGCTCTGTTAGTTAGGGATTGTCGGAAGTCAGGGCCCTGTCTGCGGACAGACCAGCCCGCGCTTCCAGCGCAAAGGCTCAAAAGTAGGGGCAGATCTATACTAGGACACAAAACTCGAACACGTGACCGACATGTCTACTCACGCCAACACTCGCTACGAAACGGATTCGCACATCGTAATTATGACCGATGCAACACCGGGAACAATGACGCACATGCCCCCAGCACCAACCATGAGGCTTCCGACACTGTTACCTAAACCGGCCAACGAACTGATGCCTCCGCCAATGCCAGCAACCACCGACGGCAACGTCCCTGACAAAATACAAGTCGACACCACGGATGACGAAGGCAATCAGGACCGGAAACGCGACCGCACACGCAAAACAACCACCACGaccaggacaaaaacaaaaaggaGCGAATCAAAAACAAAAGCTCCAAAACCAACACAGGCAGCAAAGACGAAACCGGAACAAACCGAGGACACACAAACGGAAAACACCGCACAAACTCAGGACGACCAGCCCACACAAACGGAAAACACCGCACAAACTCAGGACGACCAGCCCACACAAACGAAAAATGTTGTCGACATAGACgacaaaaacaaagaagaggaggACAATGGCGAATGGCAGACTGTGTCAAATAGAAAACAAAGACGCAGTTCAGTTGCCAACACACAAGAAAACACACAAACCACCACACAAAAcgaaaaagaactgaaaatacgGTTAGAAAACCTAAACAAGGAGGAAACTCAAAAAACTCTATACAACGAATTAAAGAGATTAAACATTCTGCGATACGTAAATAACTTAGAAGTTTACCGTAACCAGACAGCCATAATTACGAGCAACCATCCAGACATCTTAACCGTAATCCAGAACACCATATGTACACACTACAGACCTGAGGCAAGGGTATCGCCATTGAACAAACCTAACAAACAATCTGCACAAAAAACAAACAACGAGCCCTCACTGAGCGTAGTTATAACAAAAGTAGGGCACGAAATAACAGAAGAGGACATAGAAACAGAACTCAAAAACATGCAACTCGAATTCACAAAGGTGAAACGAATAACATCCCGAGAATACGGGAAACCTATCCAAAAGGTTCGCGTCATATCTCGCAACAAAGACACGATTGACTACCTACTAAGCAATCATTTCAAATTGTTCTGCAAATTTCACCCAGTAGAACAGTCACATGTGCCACCACCACAGCCAGCACAATGCGCCAAATGCCATACCTTCGAACATAGCACAGAAAATTGTAAAAGCAAACCACTGTGCAACAGATGCGGAGGAACACATCTGATCGCCGCTTGCGAACAACAACCCGACAAGCCAACCTGCACAAACTGTTCCGGAGAACATCTAGCCACAGACCTGAAGTGTCCAAAAAGACCCAAAGCACCCTTATCAATCGAAGCCACTGCGAAAATCACATGCACCGACGAACCGACAGGAGCAAACCTCACAGAAAAAGACAAACCACAACCGGTAGTCTGCGAAGATTTCTTGAGAGCAAcaacactagcactaataaacatcTTACCAGACCGCAAAAACCTCGTCATAAGCGCAATGCGAGAAATATCCAAAACCTTCTTCAAGCGCGAGATTTGTGTGTCACAAGCATGGAATAAGATACACTTTAGTATATCACCACTAAAGAGCACAAACGGTAGAAACACCGATATAAacacacaaaatcaaaatcaaacacATTCGCAGGTCTAAACAATATGAGAACAAAAATTGCGTTCGTTAACGCGAACGGAATTAACACAAAGAAACCACTCATAGAACGGCAGATATTGAAAGAAGGTATACAGATTTACGGTATCTCAGAAACAAGGGCAGGGCACGCCCCCATCAACATACTGGACTACGTGTGCTATCGAAAAGACGCGGTAAACGAGGCTGGAAACAGGGGGTGGGGACACGGAGGAGTAGCCTTACTACACCACAGGAAACTCGCAGCAATACAAATACCACTGCCAGATGAACACGAAAACCAACAGGCAATCATCATACAAATAGCaggcaaaaacaagaaaaaactattCTTGGCAGTGCTATACGTCCCCCCCACAGAAGAGATACCGAAAAACCTGATACAGTACATCAGCAGCCTAGGACCATGTATAATTCTAGGAGACCTAAATGCCAGATCCACAAATTTCGGCGACCATAGGACAAATAGAAACGGGACACTGCTAGAGGAATTACTAGAAGAAAACCGACAAATACTGAGACTACCTAATGAAGAACCAACCTTCATAAACCACGCCGGCTACTCCACACCAGACCATGTAATAATATCCGCCAACATATCAAAATGCGTAAGTGACATAGAGGTAGGGGAAGGGATCGGAAGCGACCACATACCAATCCACATAAACACAACATTAATAGCACCAGAAAAGACGAAACCGGAAATAAAAACGTACAAAGACAGAAGAAATATAGACAGGAAAAAATACCTAGAACACATCAACCAGAACCTAAACATAACTGCCGAAGAGATAGACAACTACGAAAAAGTAGAAAATCTAAACGCACACATAACTAAGGTGATAGAAGACGCAGTGGAGACAAGTGCACCAATAAGAAAAATAATCGAAGGAAAAGAAGCAATACCAACACACATCCTAACACTAATCAAACAAAAACGACAGGTATACGCGCAATACAGACGCACTAAAGACCCTACTATTAAAAACCAATGGAATAGGCTAAACGACCAAGTAAAACACCAACTCAAACAGTTTAGGGCAAGAAAACTGGACACAAAAATACGGAACCTAGACCCGAAAAACCCAGCCGACTTCTGGAAGAAATTCAAACGACTGACGATCCAGAAAGAGGCACACGAAGCACCACTGATAATAAACGACGAAATCACGACGTGCAATAAGAAGAAAGCAGACGCCTTCCTAGGAGCGCTAAAAAACGTATACGCACATCCCCAAGACGACAAATTCGACGAAGAACACGAAATAAAAACGGAATTAGAAACAAAAACAGAGCTGGAACAAACAACCTACACGACCTACGACGAAGATCAGACAGCACTACTAGTAGACATAACCACACAGGAAGTAAAACAGGCCATAGCAGGTGGCAAAGTCACTGCCCCCGGCGCCGACGGCATCACCAGACTACACCTCAGAATGATACCACCGCAAACAATAATACCGCCACTACAGAAACTCTTTAATGCCATAATAAGGCTCAAAAAGACACCGCAACAGTGGAAACAAGGACAAATACGTATGCTACCGAAACCACAAAAACCGAAACACGACCCAAAATCATATAGACCGATAACGTTACTGCCGGTGATCGGAAAAACATTCGAGGCAATCCTTACGCAGAGAATCCAGAAATACGTGGACAAAACAGGCATATTACCAGAAGAACAAGCGGGCTTTCGTAAAAATAGAAGTACAATTGACCCAATATTAAGATTAGTTAGTAACAGTGTCGAAGCAATAAACACGGGCATGGTCTCAACAGTACTGATGCTCGACATAGAACGGGCTTTTGATAAAGTATGGCATGCAGGGCTATTAAAGAAACTATTACAACATAACATACCGAAAGAAATAGTGCAACTAATAAACAACATGATTACAGAACGACAGATCGTAGTAAAAGTCGGAAACACTTACTCTGACACACTAAAACCCAAAGCAGGTGTACCACAAGGGGCTATTATCTCACCTCTACTTTACAATCTCTATACAGCCGACATTCCAAAACCGACCGGAATCAACGAACAAATAGCCCTGTATGCCGACGATACGGCGTTCTGGTGCCAAGCAGCAACCACCGAGATGATAACGATAAAAACAAACAGATATGTCAAAATACTAGAAAAATGGCTAGCAACATGGAGGATCCGCCCTAATCCTACAAAAACGCAAGTACTGGTAATAAAACACAGACACCTGACCAGACACAGACCCCAAAACCCAGACGATGTGAAAATATCGCTATGGGGACAAACGATAAAGCCAAGTCCAACCGCCAAATACCTAGGACTGGACTTCGACAGGATACTAAACTGGGAGAAAAATACAACCAAGAAAATAAGCATAGCCAACGCCAAAGCAAACAGAATACAATTACTCAAACACAGGAACGGAGGAGCAAGCGCAAGAACAGTCTTGCACTTATACAAAATGTACGTAAGGCCAATAATGGAGTACGGAGCAGTAGTGTGGGGCGGCACAACCACACAGTGCAACAGGATAAAGGCTACAGACAGAAGACAATTAAGGAAACTAGCGCAAATACAATACGAACCAACAGCAACACTTCACAATACACTCGAAATAGACTCaataaaagacagaattaaaaaacAAATGGCAACATATGGAAATGACAGATTAACAACTAGTGAAGACATCAAGACGTTAATCACGACAATACCATACCATTTAAATGCACCGGCATATAAATACCCTTACCCGCCTCACAttatagcaaaaaaatggctctgagcactatgggactcaactgctgaggttattagtcccctagaacttagaactagttaaacctaactaacctaaggacatcacaaacatccatgcccgaggcaggattcgaacctgcgaccgtagcggtcttgcggttccagactgcagcgcctttaaccgcacggccacttcggccggcacacattaTAGCAATAGCAACTGAACAAGAATACCCAGACAAACATGAagacataaaagcaataacagaaaaCAAAGATCTGCCTCAACATCTAACaacagaataaaatatataaataaaagacaTAATAGAAGACTCTAAGGACTTTCACCTGACTCCAGCTGAGGTTTTCAGGGGTTTCCCTCAgccgtaaggcaaatgccggagttGTGTATTctccccaaaacaaacaaacaaagaaagaaaacaaataagaacaaaaataaacgaagaaaagtaaacaacaaaagataaattttagaTACCTCCcccaaattacaataaataaattgtgtcaCCACAGAATAACGTAAGATAAACTAAGGCTCCAAACGGGCAGTAAGCCCTATATGAGCCCACCCCACCCTTCCGGTGgtggaatgaaaatttaaaaaaaaaaaaaaaaaaaaaaaaaaacaccgcctcctgcggggaccccccgctccaggcaactccccccgcacttgcttgcgcaaatacggcacaaaaacaggatcgccaaagagtggaagctcaccagaaatagggatacacggaggctgctcaataggctacagagagagctgaaagcagatctcaatgagtaccgcaaccaacaatggtcggcaaggctctcagctctcaaactaggagacaatagtttatggcaagccaccaaacagtacacgaaaagacgcgcgaaaatgccaccactgcatggcgaacgcggactgcagttcagccccattgacaaagctaacgcactagccgacgtgttcgaaaaacagttcagaccagcagaagtacaggacagagaacacgtcgcaacagtccgcagagaactggccgtgttcctggaagcagacgacgaagatgactacacgccactcttcagtactgaagatgtggcgcgctgcatcaagtccctgcccaccaggaaaaccccgggtcacgaccaggtcacaaatgaattactgaaactcctcccgcctctggcaatcacccacctcacagatatagttaatgaactgacgcgatcacaaaaattcccggcgcaatggaagcacgcagaagtcattgcgatcgcgaaaccaggaaaagacccggtgttcccgcaacattatagaccaattagtctactgcccaccctcagtaaactttacgagcgcctcctactaacccccatacaggactatatcacaagagagcagattctgccgaaattccaattcggatttaggcaaagacactccgccccccagcaaatcatgagggtggttgaagcagccacggacagcttcaaccgaaagggctactgcgggcttgtcttgttagacgtagcaaaagcctttgactcagtctggcacaccggaatactacacaagatgtacaccctaggcttccccggaaagatcgtcaaaatcgttaaaaactatctctccggtaggactttctcagtcaagatcgatggatcccaatcgaccaggagaagaatcagtgcaggcgtgccccagggctcggtcctgggacccgtcctctacaatgtctacactgctgacatccctacgactcagcatgtacacactgcacaatacgcagacgacactgcattcttctcctgctcgacaaacaggaacctggctacaaggcgtctgcaaaccgccctaaacaggacggaaaactgggccaagcagtggcgcatctcaataaattctgagaagacacaagccatgctgctcaccagacgatatgggaaacgccgacccccaagaagaccataccaactgctgcgattgcaggggcagaacttgccatggagaaattctgcgaagtacctcggcgtcacacttgacagacgcctgacatggaagtgtcacatagaggaacttcgcagaaaggctcacgccaggatgcagattctgtaccctgtcttgaacagcaccagttccctcgaccccgcaacaggagtagcgatctatcgaagtctaattcgaccgatactggaatatgcgtgccctgtatggggctatgcagccagatcgacgatagatcgCTTACAGAAGGTCCAAAATAGAGCGCTACGACGGGCCTTACACGTCCCCATGCGCTTCCCCACGGCAGACCTGCATGAAGCCGCAGACATAGTGCCACTCCCAACACGATTCCGTGCCCTGGCAGAAGCGttctacgccacggcgcggaaGTCAGAAAACGACTTAATAAACACCCTTGGGCAATATGAACACCATAGGGGCAGATATGCAAGACCCAAgtcgctactcctgcagtagcaCAAACGGAACAAATAAGAACTctcaacaaacagaaacaaacaaaagcaaagtaacaaaaacaacacacatgaaaagaggaggaaatgtccgaaggcgacaataacctccaccaccaccccctctaacggtagaggacttaaagagagtagtagtagtagtcccgCCGCCACGTCTCCAAACCGCCCTAAATAAGACAGACGAATGGGCCAAACAATGGCGAATCTCACTGAACTCTGAGAAGACCCAAGCCATGCTAATGACTAGACGTCTCGGTAAACTTCGCCCCCCCAGAAGACCCTACCAAATGCTGCACCTGCAGGGCCAAAACCTCCCCTGGAGAAACACTGCGAGGTACCTCGGTGTGACACTAGACAAGCGCCTGacttggaagtgccacatcgaggaGGTTCGCAAAAAGGCCCTAGGCAGGATGCAGATCCTCTATCCAATACTAAACAGTACAAGTTCCCTTGACCCAAGCACAGGAGTAGCCGTCTATCGAAGTCTAATTAGACCGATACTGGAGTATGCGTGCCCCGTATGGGGTTACGCTGCTAGATCGACGGTAGAACGGCTACAAAAGATTCAGAACAGAGCGCTCAGAAGAGCGCTACACACACCGCCGCGATTCCCGACGGAAGACCTCCACATAGCGGCAGACATCGAAAAATTAAACACGAGATTCCGAACCCTGGCGGAGCAGTTCTACGCCAACGCGGAAAGATCGCCAAACGACCTCATAAACTCACTTGGTCGGTACAACAACGTACCAGACCGGTATAAAAGACCAAAAGCAATACTCCTCGCATaactaaaagagagaaaaaaaaataaatattaaaaaaaaatgaccgTTACTAATAAAGTGACAGAAAAGAATCCACAAGCACTCTaaagaaaagaacaaacaaaaagacaagcaCATCCAACAAACCCCCCAGAAAATTGAAGGAAATGTCCGAATGGGACAAAAACCTTCTCAGAACACAACCTCTGAAGACAGAGGAAGAAATTAGAGTGAGCAGCAGCAGTCCCGCCGCCATTCGCTGAGTAGCTTCTGGATAGTGCGGACGCGTGTGCAGGGCTGCGCTAGCACTTTCCCTCTTCGTTGCTACTCAGCCATAGGAACCTGCTTGCGGGTTTAGTCGCTGATTGTCCTAGCGCTTTAGCTGGACGGTTCGGCACTAAGGCTTCCGAGCTCCAGATTTTTTCAAATTTGGAGCGGAGTTGCGAGAAGATTACGGCGCAGGCGGCTGATTTGACAGTTGCTTGTGAGCACAATCGTCGTTGCGGGTTGCGGTCTGTGGGTTGGCGCGCGTTGGTGCGCGTCCTCTTGCTGCCGTTGGCCGCTTTTCCGACTACGTCGAGCACCTCAGTCGTCGCAAGGACTCTTGCTGCCGCAGAGGCTAGCTCTGCCCCCCCTAGCGTAGGGAAATCTGCACGCCAGGGCCTGGTCGCTGGCCAGTTACCCGCGCGTGATAGGCCGATTAGGGTCGGACTCGCCTGCTTGAGACCTAACGGTGCCAACCAAGGCAGCGACCGACACTCCCTTGGCAGCCTCTCTCACCGTTTCGGACATGGCACTACCACCGGTCTTACTAACGATCACGAGGCAAGAAAATTCCCCTGGCAGTTACGAGGTCCACAGGACTGACCAGACGAACAGCCAAGGTGAAATAAGCCCCAAATCCCGACTTCTACTCGCGAACGCGATAGCGGGATTAACGGGGAAGGACAGAAAAAAGTACGAGCGTCGTCTCGAGAGGGCACTGAAACCACGTCCTGAGAGCGAGACGACACCACCTCGTCCACGCCCTCTAAAAGCGAGTCCCAAATCCAACAAGAAAAAGACCCCCGCGAAAAAGCGAAAGTCGCCGCTGAGGAAAACATCGTCAAAGACGAGGAAAACTCAGCGCGCGGAAAGA
This window contains:
- the LOC126204339 gene encoding uncharacterized protein LOC126204339, whose translation is MPPRCVRCAGNHASRECRMTPQDKPKCANCSGAHTASYQGCPAHKRAKARQTGQITNNKNTYQAPTRNNTNKTTSTTQKTQTEETKTKPRNKEKEDNTNTQTSNPSTWSQDDTRTYARAVSPAQTPTTENTNPAATTTQTSNTPIHHFSQALTEVIKLMDKLMHTMTRKFDQLSADISSAVRTSQTTATTSDTPPQHG